A stretch of the Candidatus Babeliales bacterium genome encodes the following:
- a CDS encoding Rpn family recombination-promoting nuclease/putative transposase has protein sequence MIYMDPTSDIGFKKLFANMAHKEIVISFLNSVLGRVEGRKIIDVVINDPNNFPDNRQAKTSIVDVRCTDQKGNQYIIEMQIDTQKHYALRAQYYSSIALSRQLAKKENYEELVPVIFIGVLNFTLFHSNPHYLSHHFILDSKTYTRELAHLEFHFIELEKFKKEVDENSPIIDKWVYFLKHATTLQAVPNSLKNPEIKDAFDVLERANWSVAELEAYDRYLDERRSYAGKIQYAEEQKALEIANNLLLLNNLDIRTIAQITGLTVEQVEELKNKKT, from the coding sequence ATGATATATATGGATCCAACCAGTGATATAGGATTTAAAAAACTGTTCGCCAATATGGCGCACAAAGAGATTGTGATCAGTTTTTTAAACAGTGTATTAGGACGTGTAGAAGGAAGGAAAATTATTGATGTTGTCATCAATGATCCCAATAATTTTCCTGATAATCGTCAAGCAAAAACAAGCATTGTTGATGTGCGTTGCACAGATCAAAAAGGGAATCAATATATTATTGAAATGCAAATAGATACGCAAAAACATTATGCTCTCAGGGCACAATATTACAGTTCTATTGCATTGAGCAGGCAACTTGCAAAAAAAGAAAACTATGAAGAGTTGGTTCCGGTTATTTTTATTGGCGTATTAAACTTTACGCTTTTTCATAGCAACCCCCATTACCTCAGCCATCATTTTATTTTGGATAGCAAAACCTATACGCGAGAGCTTGCGCATTTAGAGTTTCATTTTATTGAGCTCGAAAAATTTAAAAAAGAGGTAGATGAGAATAGTCCTATCATTGATAAATGGGTTTATTTTTTAAAGCATGCAACAACATTACAAGCCGTTCCTAATTCATTAAAAAACCCTGAAATAAAAGATGCTTTTGATGTTCTTGAGCGAGCTAATTGGTCAGTTGCAGAGCTAGAAGCATATGATCGTTATTTGGATGAAAGACGTTCTTATGCAGGTAAAATACAATATGCTGAAGAACAAAAAGCTTTAGAAATAGCTAACAATCTTTTGTTACTAAATAACCTTGATATTAGA